In the Loxodonta africana isolate mLoxAfr1 chromosome 1, mLoxAfr1.hap2, whole genome shotgun sequence genome, one interval contains:
- the LOC111748620 gene encoding olfactory receptor 2W1-like: MGQNNHSSLHGFILLGFSDHPKLEIVLSGVVTIFYLITLVGNTAIILASLLDSHLHTPMYFFIRNLSFLDLCFTTSIIPQMLVNLWGSDKSITFVGCIIQLYVYMWMGSIECLLLAVMSYDRFTAICKPLHYLVIMNPHLCLKMIVMVWGVSLADSLVLCTLTLDLPRCENNILDHFLCELPAMVKISCVDTTAVEMSVFALGIVIVLTPLFLILISYGYIARAVLRMKSKAGQRKAINTCGSHLTVVSIFYGTIIYLYLQPGNSASKDQGKFLTLFYTIITPSLNPLIYTLRNKDMKSALKKLVKVDYKSTKM; the protein is encoded by the coding sequence ATGGGGCAAAACAATCATAGTTCTCTACATGGTTTTATTCTGCTTGGCTTCTCTGATCATCCCAAACTGGAGATAGTCCTGTCAGGAGTTGTCACCATCTTCTACTTAATTACATTGGTGGGTAACACAGCCATCATTCTTGCATCTCTCCTGGATTCCCATCTGCACACACCAATGTATTTTTTCATCAGGAATTTATCTTTCCTAGACCTGTGTTTCACCACCAGCATCATACCTCAGATGCTGGTTAACTTGTGGGGATCTGATAAGTCCATCACGTTTGTGGGCTGTATCATTCAACTCTATGTTTATATGTGGATGGGCTCCATTGAGTGCCTTCTCCTGGCTGTTATGTCCTATGATCGTTTTACAGCTATTTGTAAACCCCTGCATTATTTGGTAATCATGAACCCACATCTATGTCTCAAGATGATCGTCATGGTCTGGGGTGTTAGTCTGGCCGATTCTTTGGTATTGTGTACACTCACACTTGATTTACCTAGATGTGAAAACAACATTCTGGATCATTTCTTGTGTGAGTTGCCAGCTATGGTTAAGATATCATGTGTAGATACCACAGCAGTTGAAATGTCTGTTTTTGCTTTAGGCATTGTCATTGTCCTTACACCCCTCTTCCTGATTCTTATATCCTATGGTTACATTGCCCGAGCTGTGCTGAGAATGAAGTCAAAAGCAGGCCAACGAAAAGCAATTAATACCTGTGGATCTCATCTCACTGTGGTATCCATCTTCTATGGAACTATTATCTACTTGTACCTGCAGCCAGGTAACAGTGCCTCCAAAGACCAGGGCAAGTTCCTCACTCTCTTTTACACCATCATCACTCCAAGTCTCAACCCCCTTATCTACACCTTGAGGAATAAGGACATGAAGAGTGCACTCAAGAAGCTGGTGAAAGTTGATTATAAATCAACAAAAATGTAG